A genomic region of Prochlorococcus marinus XMU1405 contains the following coding sequences:
- a CDS encoding fructosamine kinase family protein, with protein sequence MQKLSPIEVNEICDELGETYPKSIEQVHGGDIHSAWQIEFSNKKVFLKKNIRNKKFLEFEKYCLQNLRKYINQENLVIPEVIAYKSIKNVEILLIEWIDMDNFDQKKLGIGLGEMHLKSSESNPKMFGYPVEGFIGMTDQKKGWEDNWIDCFLKLRIIPQLLNLKSTILDKEIINKVKEKIKSELLNHKPINALVHGDLWSGNAGMDKSGRGVIFDPSSWWADNEVDIAMTKLFGGFRQEFYEEYHRIFPKKTGFEKRIIIYNFYHILNHANMFGGAYIKQVKDYVKEILNM encoded by the coding sequence ATGCAAAAATTATCTCCCATTGAAGTTAACGAAATTTGTGATGAATTAGGTGAAACCTATCCAAAAAGTATTGAACAAGTGCATGGTGGTGATATTCATAGTGCCTGGCAAATAGAATTCTCAAACAAAAAGGTATTCCTTAAAAAAAACATTAGAAACAAAAAGTTTCTTGAATTTGAAAAATATTGTCTCCAAAATTTGAGGAAGTATATTAATCAAGAAAACTTAGTTATTCCTGAAGTTATTGCATATAAAAGTATTAAAAATGTAGAGATTCTTCTAATTGAATGGATAGATATGGATAACTTTGACCAAAAAAAACTTGGAATAGGTTTAGGTGAAATGCACTTAAAATCATCTGAATCTAATCCAAAAATGTTTGGGTATCCAGTTGAGGGTTTTATCGGAATGACAGATCAGAAGAAAGGATGGGAAGATAATTGGATTGATTGTTTTTTAAAATTAAGAATAATACCGCAATTATTAAATCTTAAATCGACAATTTTAGATAAAGAAATTATAAATAAAGTCAAAGAAAAAATTAAATCAGAATTGCTGAATCATAAACCAATAAATGCTCTTGTTCACGGTGATTTGTGGTCAGGAAATGCAGGAATGGACAAAAGTGGGAGGGGAGTTATATTTGACCCGTCATCTTGGTGGGCAGATAATGAAGTAGATATAGCTATGACAAAACTATTTGGAGGTTTTAGACAAGAATTTTATGAAGAATATCATAGAATTTTTCCTAAAAAAACTGGATTTGAAAAAAGAATTATTATTTATAATTTTTATCACATATTGAATCATGCCAATATGTTTGGAGGAGCATATATAAAACAAGTTAAAGATTACGTAAAAGAAATACTCAATATGTAA
- a CDS encoding DUF2839 domain-containing protein has product MGEAKRRKTLGLPPKKNNTKTKIDESPRLFEWLPFTINQRDNLIKLSIKASWFGIGGLVILWIVVRFIGPAAGWWTLADSL; this is encoded by the coding sequence ATGGGAGAAGCAAAAAGACGTAAAACACTTGGTTTACCTCCAAAAAAAAATAATACTAAAACTAAAATTGATGAGTCTCCAAGATTATTTGAATGGCTTCCCTTTACAATCAATCAAAGAGATAACCTAATTAAATTAAGTATTAAAGCCAGTTGGTTTGGAATCGGAGGGTTAGTTATCTTATGGATTGTAGTGAGATTTATAGGCCCTGCTGCTGGGTGGTGGACTTTAGCTGATTCTTTATAA
- the speD gene encoding adenosylmethionine decarboxylase encodes MEIYKKSQILNSLSDEQELSHLSKHLLLELYRCDGEKLNDESFLRCILNRAAKLANATVLNLISNKFEPQGVTAIALLAESHISIHTWPESNYSAVDIFTCGQKMMPELASQYLIKSLMAKEHSLRVIERNPPSAVPDQIRTAV; translated from the coding sequence ATGGAAATCTACAAAAAAAGTCAAATTTTAAATTCGTTGAGTGATGAGCAAGAATTAAGTCATCTAAGTAAACACCTTTTGTTGGAACTTTATAGGTGCGATGGTGAAAAATTAAATGACGAATCCTTTTTGCGATGTATTTTAAACAGAGCTGCTAAACTGGCAAATGCAACAGTTCTGAATTTGATAAGTAATAAATTCGAGCCTCAAGGGGTTACGGCAATTGCCTTACTGGCAGAATCTCATATTTCAATACATACTTGGCCTGAATCTAATTATTCTGCAGTCGATATTTTTACATGTGGTCAAAAGATGATGCCTGAACTTGCTAGTCAATATTTAATTAAATCTTTGATGGCTAAAGAACATTCTTTGCGTGTCATTGAGCGAAATCCTCCTTCAGCAGTACCTGATCAGATAAGAACGGCTGTTTAA
- a CDS encoding cob(I)yrinic acid a,c-diamide adenosyltransferase, translated as MANTSRNRGIGIVTASDSQERSKGQLHIYDGEGKGKSQAALGVVLRTIGLGICEKRQSRVLLLRFLKGPERAYDEDSAIEALQRGFPHLIDHVRTGRSEFFTADQVTKFDVGEAERGWNIAKGAIASSLYSVVVLDELNPVLDLGMLDINEVVDSLQNRPDGLEIIITGRAAPSSLVRISQLHSEMRPRLTGDLSTLSRQSISSGGIEIYTGEGKGKSTSALGKALQAIGKGISQDKSHRVLILQWLKGGNGYTEDAAIEALRESYPHLVDHLRSGRDAIVWRGQQQPIDYVEAERAWEIAKAAILSGLYKTIILDELNPTVDLELLPVESIHQTLLKKPVDTEVIITGRCKNEPSYFELADVYSEMVCHKHYANVGVDLKRGVDY; from the coding sequence TTGGCGAATACGAGTAGAAATAGAGGAATTGGAATTGTTACTGCTAGTGACAGTCAAGAGAGATCTAAAGGTCAATTACATATTTATGATGGAGAGGGTAAGGGGAAAAGTCAGGCTGCTTTGGGAGTAGTTCTGAGAACTATAGGATTAGGAATATGCGAAAAAAGACAGTCAAGAGTTTTACTTCTAAGATTTTTAAAGGGTCCTGAGAGGGCATATGACGAGGATTCAGCAATAGAGGCTTTGCAAAGAGGCTTTCCACATTTAATTGACCATGTTAGGACAGGAAGATCTGAATTCTTTACGGCTGACCAAGTGACAAAGTTTGATGTTGGTGAGGCTGAAAGAGGTTGGAATATTGCTAAAGGAGCAATTGCTAGTTCTCTTTATTCTGTAGTTGTACTAGATGAGTTAAACCCAGTTCTTGATTTAGGAATGCTTGATATCAATGAAGTAGTTGACTCTCTTCAAAATCGTCCAGATGGATTAGAAATAATTATTACCGGCAGGGCAGCCCCTTCTTCTTTGGTAAGAATATCTCAACTCCATTCAGAAATGAGACCACGTTTGACAGGAGACTTATCGACGCTAAGCAGACAAAGTATTTCTAGTGGTGGAATTGAGATTTATACAGGTGAAGGAAAGGGTAAATCCACAAGTGCACTTGGTAAGGCTCTTCAAGCTATCGGTAAAGGAATATCTCAAGACAAAAGTCATAGAGTTTTAATACTACAGTGGTTAAAAGGTGGGAATGGTTATACCGAAGATGCTGCCATAGAAGCTTTGAGAGAAAGTTACCCCCATTTAGTAGATCATTTGCGTTCAGGCAGAGATGCCATCGTATGGAGAGGTCAGCAACAACCAATTGATTATGTTGAGGCTGAAAGGGCATGGGAAATTGCTAAAGCCGCTATTTTGTCTGGTTTGTATAAAACAATCATTTTAGATGAATTGAATCCAACTGTTGATTTAGAACTGCTACCTGTGGAATCAATACATCAAACGCTCTTAAAAAAACCAGTAGACACAGAAGTTATTATTACTGGGAGGTGTAAAAATGAACCTTCATACTTTGAACTTGCTGATGTCTACTCTGAAATGGTTTGTCATAAGCATTATGCAAATGTTGGAGTTGATTTGAAAAGAGGCGTAGATTACTAA
- a CDS encoding prephenate/arogenate dehydrogenase → MKIGIVGLGLIGGSLGLKLQSLNHTIYGIANNEFNEKKAKDKKLANFVSCDLSLLKKCELIILALPIKDLISPSQQLVASIPKETIITDVGSVKEPIVNKWENLHPLFIGSHPMAGTEKKGVDSGFEGLFKNAKWIITPTQNSDLNSVRTISELIKSMDCEICQASPKDHDEAVSLISHLPIFLASALIETAQTKNNQSLLDLTQKLAATGFADTSRVGGGNEKLGLDLAINNQINVLNAINNFKNKLNILESLIKEKNWELLSKKLAEAKEIRKNFIN, encoded by the coding sequence ATGAAAATTGGAATAGTAGGATTAGGTTTAATTGGCGGTTCTTTAGGATTAAAACTCCAAAGTCTAAATCATACAATTTATGGAATAGCAAATAATGAATTTAATGAAAAAAAAGCTAAGGATAAAAAACTTGCAAATTTTGTTAGCTGTGATCTGAGCTTATTAAAAAAATGTGAGTTAATAATTTTGGCATTGCCTATCAAAGATTTGATTAGTCCGTCTCAACAATTAGTAGCATCAATACCTAAGGAAACAATAATAACTGATGTAGGTTCTGTAAAAGAACCAATTGTAAATAAATGGGAAAATTTACATCCTCTATTTATTGGATCTCATCCAATGGCAGGAACAGAAAAAAAAGGGGTTGATTCAGGTTTTGAAGGTCTTTTTAAAAATGCAAAATGGATTATTACCCCAACACAAAATAGTGATTTAAATTCAGTCAGAACTATTTCCGAGCTCATAAAATCAATGGATTGTGAAATTTGCCAAGCTTCACCAAAAGATCATGATGAAGCAGTATCTCTAATTTCTCACTTGCCTATATTTTTAGCTTCTGCCCTAATAGAAACTGCGCAAACAAAAAATAATCAATCTTTATTAGATCTCACGCAAAAATTAGCTGCTACAGGATTTGCTGACACTTCGAGAGTTGGCGGAGGCAATGAAAAACTAGGCTTAGATTTAGCTATTAATAATCAGATTAATGTTTTAAATGCCATAAATAATTTTAAAAATAAGCTGAATATACTGGAATCTCTTATTAAAGAAAAAAATTGGGAGTTACTATCTAAAAAACTTGCTGAAGCAAAAGAAATAAGAAAAAATTTTATAAACTAA
- a CDS encoding CAAD domain-containing protein, translating into MSDNTPESNQDSGSDTSSETKSFSEKYSDVMGKVNETLGNVDWTQMGKYGKAAGIIAVVVIAQIIIKVVIDTINFFPILPGLLELLGVIVVGQWSWQNLRTSENREAVLDKVQNLKKTYLG; encoded by the coding sequence ATGAGTGATAACACTCCAGAGTCAAACCAAGACTCCGGCTCCGATACAAGCTCAGAAACCAAAAGCTTTTCAGAGAAGTACTCTGATGTTATGGGAAAAGTCAACGAAACCCTTGGTAATGTTGATTGGACTCAAATGGGTAAGTATGGCAAGGCGGCAGGCATAATTGCTGTTGTCGTAATAGCTCAGATAATAATTAAAGTTGTCATTGACACGATAAACTTTTTCCCAATTCTCCCTGGTTTACTAGAACTATTAGGCGTAATTGTTGTTGGTCAATGGAGCTGGCAAAATCTTCGTACCAGTGAAAATCGTGAAGCTGTTTTAGATAAGGTGCAAAATCTTAAAAAAACATATTTAGGTTAG
- the crtD gene encoding C-3',4' desaturase CrtD, producing the protein MRKSEVVVVGAGIAGLTSAAILSKQGLSVNLIESHTQSGGCAGTFKRKNYIFDVGATQVAGLEKGGIHSRIFNFLNIPSPEATILDPACIVDLNDGGQPIPIWYEKSKWIAEQEMQFPGSSKFWKLCTLIHQSNWIFANNNPVLPTSNFWDFSQLLKALVPSNLVTGVLLKSSIFDLLRICGLSKNERLIKFLNLQLKLYSQEDVHNTAALYGSTVLQMCQQPHGLWHLKKSMQSLSEALESSLSKTGANIIFGQKVNSINFDDVNMCWKVSANSKKKSFIYQAKDLIYTAPPQSLLKHLKDPLKRKKNYQNRLNNLPDPSGAVVFYSALKKEHIKKTFSNHYQFVSKEFTSLFVSISDDGDGRAPKGEVTLIASIFTNTKDWFDLDKQTYLKKKNDFMKKLSLELESQFDINPENWLHRELATPLGFEKWTNRPNGIVGGLGQNPDIFGLFGLPSRTPFKGLWLCGDSIYPGEGTAGVSQSALMVSRQILASKGIDNFSL; encoded by the coding sequence ATGAGAAAGTCCGAAGTAGTTGTTGTTGGCGCAGGTATAGCAGGACTAACTTCTGCAGCGATTTTATCAAAACAAGGGTTATCAGTGAATTTAATCGAATCTCATACTCAATCAGGAGGATGTGCCGGTACTTTTAAAAGAAAGAATTATATTTTTGATGTTGGTGCTACTCAAGTTGCGGGTTTAGAGAAAGGAGGTATACATTCAAGAATTTTTAATTTTTTAAATATTCCATCTCCTGAAGCCACAATTTTAGATCCAGCTTGCATTGTTGATTTAAATGATGGAGGTCAGCCTATACCAATTTGGTATGAAAAAAGTAAATGGATTGCTGAACAAGAAATGCAGTTTCCAGGGAGTAGTAAATTTTGGAAACTTTGTACTCTTATTCATCAAAGTAATTGGATATTTGCTAATAATAATCCTGTATTACCAACAAGTAATTTTTGGGATTTTTCTCAACTTCTTAAAGCCCTAGTACCGTCAAATCTTGTCACAGGTGTTTTACTTAAATCTAGTATTTTTGATTTATTACGGATATGTGGATTATCCAAGAATGAGCGCTTGATAAAATTCTTAAATCTTCAACTAAAACTTTATTCTCAAGAGGATGTTCATAATACAGCTGCATTATATGGATCTACAGTTCTTCAGATGTGTCAGCAGCCGCATGGTCTGTGGCATCTTAAAAAATCTATGCAGTCTTTAAGTGAAGCATTAGAAAGTTCATTGAGTAAAACTGGAGCTAATATAATTTTTGGACAAAAAGTTAATTCTATAAATTTTGATGACGTAAATATGTGTTGGAAAGTATCTGCTAATTCGAAAAAAAAATCTTTTATTTACCAAGCAAAAGATTTAATTTATACTGCGCCTCCACAATCTTTGCTCAAGCATTTGAAAGATCCTTTAAAAAGAAAAAAAAACTATCAAAATCGACTTAATAATTTGCCTGATCCAAGTGGAGCTGTAGTTTTTTATTCAGCATTAAAAAAAGAACATATTAAAAAAACTTTCTCAAATCATTATCAATTTGTCTCGAAAGAATTTACTTCGTTATTTGTATCAATTAGTGATGATGGTGATGGAAGAGCTCCAAAAGGTGAGGTTACATTAATTGCGAGTATTTTTACCAATACTAAAGATTGGTTTGATCTTGATAAACAAACTTACTTAAAGAAGAAAAATGATTTCATGAAAAAATTATCGCTTGAATTGGAAAGTCAATTTGATATTAATCCTGAAAATTGGTTACATAGGGAATTAGCAACTCCATTGGGATTTGAAAAGTGGACAAATAGACCTAATGGAATAGTAGGCGGACTTGGTCAAAATCCAGATATTTTTGGTTTATTTGGATTACCAAGTAGGACTCCTTTTAAAGGTTTATGGCTATGTGGAGATTCGATTTATCCAGGAGAGGGGACTGCAGGTGTTAGTCAGTCTGCATTAATGGTTTCAAGGCAAATTTTAGCTTCCAAAGGTATAGATAATTTTAGTTTATAA
- a CDS encoding DNA helicase, translated as MLEILSHQYLKNFLRDKIDCWEHIYSFGRIISKCVENDSTYLINSEIFSSYDWLPPILISLFLKEEDSTFILSKEKIQFISQFQIDSLRNLGFNFILKNDQIIFANHHIRLITIQNLLNDPDSRKLRNHRIVYSGIEDIKQDLKNHFRISLLKKDWTKNSNEFELINQKFIKVYDSLKKKFFMRKVLGNSYINLNEKEISFFSNFFHENSSFSEKFLMVNKALSKGWACWVKLNDKNLDWTLYLQPIDELSHIKEFFSNNKFVFLSALRKDNFFQMYFKKNSLDIDLVINFKSNFEEKKISLYIPSKQLLPNDPLFTNSILDKCKKLILFRKGLTLVLSDDIDLKTNIATELASKYGKRVFLETIPSGKNEILCSSFDWWIMNSYLIQIPEQIIIPLLPIPNMSEPINAITVSHKKKLSQDWFRDFFLPQARIKLERSISPLRRNSGKLIILDGRANKRNWARLLLQNIQPSKKINYMLPFD; from the coding sequence ATGCTTGAAATTTTAAGTCATCAATATTTGAAAAATTTTTTGAGAGATAAAATTGATTGTTGGGAACACATATATTCTTTTGGGAGAATAATTTCCAAATGTGTTGAAAATGATTCTACATATCTAATTAATTCAGAAATTTTCTCTAGCTATGATTGGTTACCTCCAATTTTGATTTCTTTATTTTTAAAAGAAGAGGATTCAACTTTTATTTTATCTAAAGAAAAAATTCAATTTATAAGCCAATTTCAGATTGATTCATTGAGAAATCTGGGTTTTAATTTTATTTTGAAAAATGATCAAATTATTTTTGCAAATCATCATATTCGCTTGATAACAATCCAAAATTTACTTAATGATCCCGATTCTCGTAAACTTAGAAACCATCGAATAGTTTATTCTGGAATTGAGGATATAAAACAGGATTTAAAAAATCATTTTAGGATTTCTTTACTTAAAAAGGATTGGACAAAAAATTCTAATGAATTTGAATTAATCAATCAAAAATTTATAAAAGTATATGACTCATTGAAGAAAAAGTTCTTCATGAGAAAGGTCTTAGGAAATAGTTATATCAATTTAAATGAAAAAGAAATTAGTTTTTTTTCAAACTTTTTTCATGAAAATTCTTCATTTTCTGAAAAATTTTTAATGGTTAACAAAGCATTATCTAAAGGTTGGGCGTGCTGGGTAAAGTTAAATGATAAAAATTTAGATTGGACTTTGTATTTGCAGCCAATAGATGAACTTTCACACATTAAGGAATTTTTTTCAAATAATAAATTTGTTTTTTTATCAGCATTAAGAAAAGATAATTTTTTCCAAATGTACTTTAAAAAAAACAGTTTAGATATTGACTTGGTTATTAATTTTAAAAGTAATTTTGAAGAGAAAAAGATTTCATTATATATACCCTCTAAACAACTGCTTCCTAATGATCCTCTTTTTACTAATTCAATCTTGGATAAATGCAAAAAGTTAATACTTTTTAGAAAGGGTTTAACTTTAGTTTTGTCTGATGATATTGATTTAAAAACTAACATTGCTACAGAATTAGCTTCTAAGTACGGTAAGAGGGTATTCCTAGAAACAATTCCCTCTGGTAAAAATGAAATTCTTTGCTCTAGTTTTGACTGGTGGATTATGAATTCTTATTTAATTCAAATTCCAGAACAAATTATCATTCCTTTACTTCCTATTCCGAATATGTCAGAACCTATTAATGCAATTACAGTTTCGCATAAAAAGAAGCTTTCTCAAGATTGGTTTAGAGACTTCTTTCTTCCTCAAGCAAGAATTAAACTTGAAAGATCTATTTCTCCTTTAAGAAGAAATTCAGGTAAGTTAATAATCTTAGATGGAAGAGCAAATAAAAGAAATTGGGCAAGATTACTTTTGCAAAACATTCAACCCTCAAAAAAAATTAACTATATGCTACCTTTTGATTAG
- a CDS encoding ThiF family adenylyltransferase: MSKDIKFNFLSSDEEERYQKHLSLKEIGYRGQLDLKNSSVLCIGAGGLGSSVLLYLAATGIGRIGIVDNDQVEKSNLQRQIIHETSTIGDLKIDSARERIKKSNPNCEILTFSERINPKNAIEIIKEFDVICDCSDNFGTRYLINDSCLILNKPLVFGSVQGFEGQVSVFNLYENSPNLRDLLPESPSKNAVPSCAEYGVVGVSTGLIGILQVNEIIKIILKKGEILDGKILIFDLLNMNMKKLHLNSDQLNKRIKNLSQFESFYNSDEYCENNNEIATIDANDFNSLYKAKPNKILLIDVRENEEFSISAIEGSISIPLSHLNQESDLKFIQKESLSKEVFTICKSGKRSEKASRILSRFKIQSRSIEGGIEKVKKILCN, translated from the coding sequence ATGTCCAAAGATATCAAATTTAATTTCTTAAGCTCTGATGAAGAAGAAAGATATCAAAAACATCTAAGCCTAAAAGAGATAGGTTATAGAGGTCAACTAGATCTTAAAAACAGTTCAGTACTATGCATCGGAGCAGGCGGGCTTGGGTCTTCCGTTTTGCTATATCTTGCCGCAACAGGAATTGGGAGAATTGGAATAGTTGATAACGATCAAGTTGAAAAGTCTAATCTCCAGAGACAGATAATTCATGAAACAAGTACTATTGGCGATCTTAAAATTGATTCTGCTAGGGAAAGAATAAAAAAATCCAATCCTAATTGTGAAATATTAACCTTTTCAGAGAGAATTAATCCTAAAAATGCTATTGAAATAATTAAGGAGTTTGATGTTATTTGTGATTGCTCGGATAACTTTGGCACAAGATATTTAATAAACGATTCATGCCTGATATTAAATAAACCCCTAGTCTTTGGAAGTGTACAAGGCTTTGAAGGGCAAGTGAGTGTTTTTAATTTATATGAAAATAGTCCAAATTTAAGAGACTTACTTCCAGAATCACCTTCAAAAAATGCTGTCCCTAGTTGTGCAGAATACGGGGTTGTAGGTGTTTCAACAGGTTTAATAGGAATTCTTCAGGTTAATGAAATTATCAAAATAATTTTGAAAAAAGGTGAAATTTTAGATGGGAAGATTTTAATTTTTGATCTATTGAATATGAATATGAAAAAATTACATCTAAACAGTGATCAGTTAAATAAACGAATAAAAAATCTGTCTCAGTTTGAGAGCTTTTATAATAGCGATGAATATTGTGAGAATAATAATGAAATCGCTACTATTGATGCTAATGACTTTAATAGTTTATACAAAGCAAAACCAAACAAAATTCTTTTAATTGATGTAAGAGAAAATGAAGAATTTTCTATTTCTGCAATAGAGGGATCTATATCAATTCCCTTAAGTCATTTGAACCAAGAATCTGACTTAAAATTTATTCAAAAAGAAAGTTTAAGTAAAGAGGTTTTCACTATTTGTAAATCGGGGAAACGTTCTGAAAAAGCTTCAAGAATCTTGTCTCGATTTAAAATTCAGTCAAGATCAATTGAAGGCGGCATTGAAAAGGTAAAAAAAATATTGTGCAATTAA
- the recF gene encoding DNA replication/repair protein RecF (All proteins in this family for which functions are known are DNA-binding proteins that assist the filamentation of RecA onto DNA for the initiation of recombination or recombinational repair.): MLNILNLANLINECIKNIFLNKLKIQNFRNHKSFEIDLKEQRAIVLGCNGIGKSNLLESVEFLSQLKSNRALSDKDLIENDSDMAVVIGQINFKDDLKLNLFRKGPKRVYVNESILKKQSEIKNYIRSVCFCSNDIDIVRSEPSYRRIWIDKVVSQLEPVYIDLISRFNRLLKQRSHFWRSESFFKTQSSDVVESFDIQMSIISTRIFRRRRRALLKIKPYVEYWHNHLSKSKEQIDINYLSGIQNISPEEEKEEVISKKIAEQLLNQRSTEELTGKCNFGPHRDDFEFLINNVSVRKFGSSGQQRTFILALKMAELDLLTKTFNVPPILILDDVLAELDLTRQNLLLNSVGKDSQCFISATHLDKFNQSFLGSSQIIQL, translated from the coding sequence ATTTAATTAATGAATGCATAAAAAACATTTTTTTAAATAAATTAAAAATTCAAAATTTTCGGAACCATAAAAGTTTTGAAATTGATTTAAAAGAGCAAAGAGCAATTGTTCTTGGCTGTAACGGTATTGGCAAGTCAAATTTACTTGAATCGGTTGAATTTTTAAGTCAATTAAAATCTAATAGAGCATTGAGCGATAAAGATTTAATAGAGAACGACAGTGATATGGCTGTAGTAATAGGACAGATAAATTTTAAAGACGATTTAAAGTTAAATTTATTCCGAAAAGGTCCTAAAAGAGTTTACGTTAATGAATCAATCTTGAAAAAACAGAGTGAAATAAAAAATTATATTCGGAGTGTTTGTTTCTGTTCTAATGATATAGATATTGTAAGGAGTGAACCAAGTTATCGAAGAATATGGATTGATAAAGTCGTATCCCAGCTTGAACCAGTATATATAGACTTGATAAGTAGATTTAACAGGCTTTTAAAGCAAAGAAGTCATTTTTGGCGTTCGGAAAGTTTTTTTAAAACCCAATCCTCAGATGTTGTAGAAAGCTTTGATATTCAAATGTCAATAATCAGTACAAGAATTTTTAGGCGCAGAAGAAGGGCATTATTAAAAATAAAACCATATGTTGAATATTGGCATAATCATTTAAGTAAATCTAAAGAGCAAATAGACATTAATTATCTTTCAGGAATACAAAATATAAGTCCAGAAGAAGAAAAAGAAGAAGTTATTAGTAAAAAAATAGCAGAACAACTCTTAAATCAGCGTTCAACAGAAGAATTGACTGGTAAATGTAATTTTGGCCCGCATCGTGATGATTTTGAGTTTTTAATCAATAATGTTTCAGTTAGAAAATTTGGTTCATCAGGCCAGCAAAGGACTTTTATTTTGGCTTTAAAGATGGCTGAACTAGATTTATTAACTAAAACATTTAATGTCCCTCCAATACTTATATTGGATGATGTTTTGGCAGAATTAGATTTAACCAGGCAAAATTTGTTATTAAATTCTGTTGGCAAAGATAGTCAATGTTTTATAAGTGCGACACATTTAGATAAATTTAATCAGTCTTTTCTAGGATCGTCACAAATAATTCAATTATAA
- the larE gene encoding ATP-dependent sacrificial sulfur transferase LarE has product MFNQLEILSDEQNQKLYKIRKYIKNLESVCIAYSGGVDSTLVASLAFEQLGSKAIAITGISPALANTLREEARNQAKWIGVKHLEIKTSELDQSNYSENPKDRCFACKKELHKHTTYLSKKLNYKIVLDGVNLDDLKDYRPGIQASKQAGVISPLAKFKFSKQDIRDVSKALGFPWWDKPAQPCLSSRFPYGHEITSERLKMVEKAEEYLKKGGLSEVRVRCQGSTARIEIPQDELKHFFNKYNFCELVQYFSNLGFNCTSLDLEGLISGKLNR; this is encoded by the coding sequence ATGTTCAATCAACTAGAAATTCTCTCTGATGAACAAAATCAAAAGCTTTATAAAATTAGAAAATACATTAAGAATCTTGAAAGTGTTTGTATTGCTTATTCCGGAGGAGTGGACAGTACATTAGTGGCCTCACTAGCATTCGAGCAATTAGGTAGCAAAGCAATCGCAATAACTGGTATTTCTCCTGCATTAGCCAATACTCTTCGCGAAGAAGCAAGAAATCAAGCAAAGTGGATTGGAGTGAAGCATTTAGAAATTAAAACTTCAGAATTAGACCAATCAAATTACAGTGAAAATCCTAAGGATAGGTGCTTTGCATGCAAAAAAGAGCTTCACAAACACACAACCTATCTCTCTAAAAAACTTAATTACAAGATTGTTTTAGATGGAGTCAATCTTGATGATCTTAAAGATTACAGACCAGGTATACAAGCCTCAAAACAAGCAGGAGTTATATCTCCCCTTGCTAAATTTAAATTCTCAAAACAAGACATTAGAGATGTATCAAAAGCATTAGGGTTTCCTTGGTGGGACAAACCTGCTCAACCTTGCTTATCATCAAGATTTCCTTATGGTCATGAAATAACTAGTGAGCGGTTAAAAATGGTTGAGAAAGCAGAAGAATACCTTAAAAAAGGTGGCTTATCGGAGGTTAGAGTTCGATGCCAAGGCTCAACTGCAAGAATAGAAATTCCCCAAGATGAATTAAAGCATTTTTTTAATAAATATAATTTTTGTGAGTTAGTTCAATATTTTTCTAATTTAGGATTTAATTGCACAAGCTTAGATCTTGAAGGACTAATAAGCGGAAAATTAAATAGGTAA